A section of the Sedimentisphaera cyanobacteriorum genome encodes:
- a CDS encoding sulfatase-like hydrolase/transferase, translating to MKSRRDFLKYAGAAGITISGMGALSSCTGSLIAPSEQKKPNVVVIIADDLGYADMSFLPDAPDDVKKYGTPGFDRLAKTGTYFKNAYGTSPICSPSRTGLITGRYQQRWGNYWYGDGGLPSRELTIPEHLSKSDYVTAKYGKTHHNGGDKEFPTLHGFDEFLGFMFHTWDYIRLSQKDVEAYKAREGFKGNFGCQVVGPLLWAEGKGKKQEEAEKVSYEDGFTTEIFTDRACEFIERRKGDKPFYLHVAHNAVHQPTYVVDEKWAKRVGARYLPWDRNAENWDYPYWEPNEERHQKFHKRWGHMGKVDPEGRRCYLANLLALDESVSRILDTLEKTGQRENTLVVFVSDNGGTINTYANNAPLSGFKYMFAEGGLRVPMIVSMPGRLPEGKVNEEAIVSTMDIFPTITSLAGLKTPDNLDGKNLLPVLNGKRKKQHEWLAWAQSRNSWVIRKGKWKLTNNVGWEHKDFRIKENGDAVEAEKPYKYPNSPQLFNLEEDIGETKNLIDKYPVIAKELRELYNSWDSQMAGRMDSSGKPRKNP from the coding sequence ATGAAAAGCAGACGAGATTTTCTTAAATACGCCGGCGCAGCAGGCATTACCATCAGCGGAATGGGAGCTTTGAGCTCCTGCACAGGCTCTTTGATCGCCCCATCAGAGCAGAAAAAGCCGAATGTTGTGGTTATAATTGCAGACGATTTGGGCTATGCTGATATGTCTTTCCTGCCGGATGCTCCGGATGACGTAAAGAAATACGGCACCCCGGGCTTCGACAGACTCGCCAAAACCGGCACATATTTCAAAAACGCTTACGGTACATCTCCAATATGCAGCCCTAGCCGTACAGGGCTTATCACAGGCCGCTATCAGCAGCGCTGGGGGAACTACTGGTACGGCGACGGCGGCCTTCCCTCAAGGGAGCTCACCATCCCCGAACACCTCAGCAAATCAGACTACGTTACCGCCAAATACGGCAAAACGCACCACAACGGCGGCGATAAGGAATTCCCCACGCTCCACGGTTTCGATGAGTTTCTCGGCTTTATGTTCCACACATGGGACTATATCCGGCTCAGTCAGAAGGATGTGGAGGCATACAAGGCAAGAGAGGGGTTCAAAGGCAATTTTGGCTGTCAGGTTGTAGGCCCGCTGCTCTGGGCAGAGGGGAAGGGGAAAAAGCAGGAAGAGGCCGAGAAGGTTTCTTACGAAGACGGCTTTACCACCGAAATCTTCACCGACCGAGCATGCGAATTTATTGAGCGCAGGAAAGGTGATAAACCCTTCTATCTGCACGTAGCTCACAATGCTGTTCACCAGCCCACTTATGTTGTCGATGAGAAATGGGCGAAGAGAGTTGGAGCGAGATACCTCCCCTGGGACAGAAATGCAGAAAACTGGGATTACCCATACTGGGAGCCGAACGAAGAGCGTCATCAGAAGTTCCATAAAAGATGGGGGCATATGGGCAAGGTGGACCCGGAAGGCAGAAGATGCTACCTTGCTAATCTTCTCGCTCTGGATGAGAGCGTTTCCAGAATACTCGATACGCTTGAGAAGACAGGCCAGCGGGAGAATACGCTTGTGGTTTTCGTTTCAGACAACGGAGGGACAATCAATACATACGCAAACAACGCCCCGCTCAGCGGGTTTAAGTATATGTTTGCTGAAGGCGGGCTTAGGGTCCCGATGATAGTTAGTATGCCCGGAAGGCTCCCTGAGGGCAAAGTGAACGAAGAGGCGATTGTTTCCACGATGGACATCTTCCCAACAATAACCAGTCTCGCCGGACTAAAAACGCCTGATAATCTCGATGGCAAAAACCTTCTGCCTGTGCTCAATGGCAAACGCAAAAAGCAGCACGAATGGCTCGCCTGGGCGCAGAGCCGCAATTCGTGGGTTATCAGGAAGGGCAAATGGAAGCTCACTAACAACGTTGGCTGGGAGCATAAGGACTTTCGCATAAAAGAAAACGGGGATGCTGTTGAGGCGGAGAAGCCCTACAAATACCCAAACAGCCCGCAGCTTTTCAATCTCGAAGAAGACATAGGCGAAACAAAAAATTTAATTGATAAATATCCTGTAATAGCAAAGGAGCTCAGAGAGCTGTATAACTCTTGGGATTCTCAGATGGCCGGCAGAATGGATTCCTCGGGCAAGCCCCGCAAAAATCCGTAG